The Geothrix sp. DNA segment CATGAGCGAGGCCTTCTTGCCGGCGAACTTGAGGCGGGCGAAGGCGTAGGCGGCCGTGGTGGAGAGCAGCACGGCCACGGCGGCCGACAGGGTGGCCACCTTCACGGAATTCCAGAGCCAGCGCAGCACCGGCAGGTCGGGGATGATCACGCGGCCATCGGCGTTGGTCACGGGCAGGCCCAGGGCGAAGCGCCAGTGCTCGAGGCTGATCTCCTTGGGAATCAGGCTCCCCGTGGCGAAGTTGCCGGGGCGGAACGAGATGGAGATGGTCACCAGCACCGGGAACAGCACCAGGGCGCAGAGGAAGATGAGGAAGGCGTGGGCGGCGATGACGCGCCAGCGCTGGGACTTGTCGATGACGATGGCCATGGCTCCTCCCTTCAGCGCTTCGTGTCTTCGGCGATCTTGGTCGACCGGATCTGGATGACGGAGATGGCGGCCACCATGAGGAAGACGACCGTGGAAATGGCCGCGCCCAGGCCGAACTTCTGACCCGAATCCTGGAAGGCCATGCGGTAGGTGTAGGACACGAGGATGTCCGTGGTGCCCGCGGGCACCGACGTGTTCAGGAAGTCCGGCAGACCGCCCGTGAGCAGGCTGATGAGCACGAAGTTGTTGAAGTTGAAGGCGAAGGAGGAGATGAGCAGGGGCGTCAGGGGCTTCAGGATCAGGGGCATGGTGATCTTGAAGAAGTTGGTGAGCGGTCCCGCGCCTGCCACCGCCGAGGCCTCGTAGAGGTCGTTGGGAATGGCCTTGATGAGGCCCATGCAGACCACCATCATGTAGGGGAAACCCAGCCAGGTATTGACGATGAGGATCATCGTCTTGGCCAGGAAGGGATCCGAGAACCAGGTGGGTTTCAGCCCGAAGAGGGTGCCCAGCACGAGGTTGATCTCGCCCGTGTTGTTGTTGAAGAGGCCCTTGAACACCAGGATGGAGATGAAGCCCGGGATGGCGTAGGGCAGGAAGAGCAGCAGCCGGTACACCGAGCGGAAGCGCAGGTTCTCCCAGTTCAGGAGCACCGCCAGCACCATGCCCAGGGCCGTGCAGAACACCACCGTGAGGGCCGAAAACACGAGGGTCCAGACGAAGATCCGCACGAAGGGTTCGCGCAGGGCGGCGTCCGTGAAGATCTCCACGTAGTGCTGCCAGCCGATGTCTACCTGGAAGCCGGGATCCACGGGGTCACCGCTGGCGGTCACGTAGAAGCCGGTCTTGAAGTCGGGGTTCAGGCGGCTCTGGTCCTGGTTGTTGGTGAGGCTGCCGTCCTTGTTCAGGGTGTAGAGGGAGCGGGCCGAGGCGAACTCCCGCAGCCCGGTCATGCGCACCTGGCCCCCGCTGGGCAGCATCACTGCGAGGCCCTTCAGGAACTCCTGGTGCTCGATGAGATCCTTCAGCGGCATCTCCTCGCCCGCCAGAGGCGCGGCCAGGGGTTCGGCCTTGAGGGTCCAGGCCTTGGGCGGGCCCAGAACGAAGGGCTCGGTCACCAGGGTGGCGCTGCCCCCTTCCGCATCCTCCAGGCGCAGGCGCCACCTCCCGCCCTCGGCATGGAGGGTGGAGGTGTAGGTGGGGCCTTCGGCGCGGTAGGTCTCCTCCAGCAGGTATTGGGTGGCGCGCTTGTAGGTAAGCAGGTTCTTGGAGCTGTAGTTGGTGAAGCCGATGCGCACTGTGTAGAGCATCGGGAAGACCACGAAGATCAGCGCCGCCCCGATGCCCGGGAAGAGGTAGCGGTAGGCGTAGGTCCTCGGCGAGGTGTAGATCCAGATGAACGCGGCCAAGGTCACCAGCATCACGCCGGCCAGCAGGCTTTCACCCGTGGCGTAGATGACGGTGATGAAGTACAGCCCCACCAGGCCCAGGAGGAGCATCAGGGCGGGCTGGAGGAAGCGCTTGAGGGCCTTGGGCATGGCGCGGTCCGGAACGAGGCGTGCGGGGCGGGCCGAGGCCCGCCCCGCATCGGGGTGGCGGCTACTTCAGGATCCGCTTGGCGGCGGCGTCCAGGGCTTCCTTGGGGGTCTGCCGGCCTTCGGTCATGTTGTTCAGGGCCGAGACCATGGCGGCCCAGAAGCGGCCCATCTGCGGGTTGTTGGGCATCACCACGCCATCCTTGGCGCTGGCCATGGAGACCTGGATGAAGGGATCGTTCTTCATCTTGGCGAAGACCGCCTTGTTGGCGGGGGCGCCGATGGCCACGTCGGCGTTCATGGTCTCGAGGCCCTTCTGGCTCAGCATGTGGTTCTCGATGAACTCGCGGGCGATGTCCACGTTGCCGGCGCCGGAGGCGGCCTTGGTGATCATGGCGCCCAGGTAGCCCACGAAGGGTGCGGCGGGCTTGCCGCCCACGCTGGGGATCTTGGCCACGCCGAAGTTGATCTTGGCCTTCTTGAGGTTGTCCCAGGCCCAGGGGCCGCTGATCATCATGGCGATCTTGCCCTGCGCCATGCCGGCTTCCATGTCGGCGTAGGTGGCGCCCTTGGGCATGACGCCCTCCTTCACCAGGCGGGTGAGCATCTCGGCGCCCACCAGGGCCCCGGCGTTGTTCACGCCCGTGTCCTTGGCGTCGTAGGTGCCGTCCGCCTTCATCTTGAAGGCGTAGCCGCCGTTGGCCGCCAGCATGGGCATGGTGAAGTAGGTGTTGGTGTAGTCCCAGAGGATGGCCTTCTTGCCCTGGGCGGCCAGCTTCTTGTCGAGGGCGAAGATCTCCTCGAAGGTCTTGGGTGGGGTCTTGACGAGGTTCTTGTTGTAGATGAGGGACACGGCCTCGATGGCCACGGGGTACGCCCAGATCTTGCCCTTGATGGTGAAGGCCTGCCAGGCGGTGGCATCGATGTCCTCCTTGATCTTCTTGCCGGGGGTCAGGGCGTTGATGACGCCGTTCTCGGCCCATTCGCCCACGCGGTCATGGGCCCACATCCAGATGTCGGGGCCCTTGCCCTCCTCGGCCGCCGCCTGGAACTTGCCGGGGGCGTCCTCGGGGTGCTCGACCACGACCTTGATGCCGGTCTTCTTGGCGAACTCGTCGCCCACCTTCTGGAGCCCGTTGTAGCCCTTGTCGCCGTTGATCCAGATGAGGAGCTTGCCCTTCTCGGCGGCCTGGGCCAGGGTCAGGGCGCCCGCGACGAGGATGGTGGCGGTGGTGGCCGCCAGTCTGCGGAGGGAGGTTGGATGGCTCACGGAAGTCTCCTTGGGAAGGCCGGAAGGGCCGGAGGGGATGGGGGTGCTAGATGAGGCGGGGCAGGGCCCGGTCGTCCGGGCCGAACAGGTGGCAGTGCTTGGCGGGGAACCGGAGGTGGGTGGCGTCGCCGGAGTGGAGCGGCGTTTCGGGCGGGGCCTTCACCGTGAGCTGGCCCTGGGCGCCGGGGGCCTGGACATAGAGGAAGACGGTGTCCCCCAGGTGCTCGGACACGAGCACCGTGGCCGCGACGGCGCCCTCGCCGCCTGTGGTATCTGCCAGGAGGCGCTCGGGCCGGATGCCGAGGGTGAGACCCGCGCCCTCGGCCAGGCCCCGGGCATCGACCTGGGCGGTGAGCAGGGTGCCGTCCTCAAGCCGGACCGTGGCCAGGGCCTCCGTGGCCGAGACCAGCTGGCAGGACAGGAAGTTCATCTTCGGCGAGCCGATGAAGCCCGCCACGAAGCGGTTGGCGGGGCGGCGGTAGAGGTCCAGCGGCGCGCCCACCTGCTCGATGCGGCCCTGGTTGAGCACCACGATGCGGCTGGCCAGGGTCATGGCCTCCACCTGGTCGTGGGTGACGTAGACCATGGTCGTGGCCAGGTCCTTGTGCAGCCGGGCCAGCTCCACGCGCATCTGCACGCGGAGGCCCGCGTCGAGGTTGGAGAGGGGCTCGTCGAAGAGGAAGACCCCGGGCTTGCGGACAATGGCCCTGCCGATCGCCACCCGCTGGCGCTGTCCCCCCGACAGCGCCTTGGGACGGCGATCGAGCAGGGATTCGATCTGGAGGATCTCGGCGGCCTTCTGGACCGCCTCCGTGATCTCCGTCTTCGAATGTCCGGCCAGCTTCAGACCGAAGGCCATGTTCTCGGCCACGGTCATGTGGGGATAGAGGGCATAGCTCTGGAACACCATGGCGATGCCGCGCTTGGAGGGCGGCACCTCGTTCATGGGCTGGCCGCCGATGGCCAGCTCGCCGCTGGTGATCTCCTCCAGCCCCGCAATGCAGCGCAGCAGCGTGGACTTGCCGCAGCCCGAGGGGCCCACGAACACGATGAACTCGCCATCCTCGATCTCGAGGTCGATCCCGTGGAGGATCTCCAAGTCGCCGAAGGACTTGCGCAGGGCTTTGAACTGGAGGTTGGCCATGGGGGAGTCCGGAGAGGTCAGGGGAGGTCGCCGTGGAGGGTGGTCTGGAAGCCGGTGCCCGCGAGGTAGAGCACCCGCACGCCGTAGGGTGGGATGCTGGCCGCGGTGTAGGCGTCGCCGGCCAGGGCCGTCACGCCCTTGAGGTCGCCCAGGATGGCCTGCACGGGTCCGCCCGAGGGCACGCCGTGGGCCGTAAGTCCGCTCACGACCACGGTCTGGGTGGCGGCGCCCAGGTTCGCCACCACCAGCACGCGCTCGGCGCCGGCGTCCCGCAGGTAGGCCAGGGCCTTGGTGGGACCGACATCGGTACCCAGAGTGGCGTAGCCACCCCGCAGCGCCGGATAGGTCTTCCGCGCCTGGATGAGGTACTTGCACCAGCTGAGGATGGAATCGGGCTGGCCGGTCTGGGCCGTGACGGCGGCCCAGTCCATGGGCTGGCGCAGGTTGAGGTCCGTGCCGGACTGGCCGGTCATCCCGACCTCGTTGCCGTAGTAGAGGATGGGCGTGCCGGGCGAGAGCAGGGTCAGGGCCTCGGCCAGGATGATCCTGGCCTTGCTGCCGCCGTACTGGGTGCCGGGCCGCGAGATGAGGTTGTCGTGGTTCGAGTCGAAGACGGCCGACCGGTACCCCGCGGGGTAGTGGCTCTGCTCGAATTCCCACAGGGAGGTCACCTGGGTGGCATCGCCCCGGGAGAGGGCGTTGGAGATGGCCCAGGGCGCGCTGAAGTCCAGGCACAGGTGAAACTCGTTGGTCCCGTTGCCGTAGTAGGGCGCCACGCCGGCGGCGTCGTTGGTCCAGGCCTCGGCGATCATGGCCTTGCTGGCGTGCTTCACCGGGTCGCCGCCCGGGTGGGGGTGCAGGTCCCCGCTGTCGTACTCGTCGAGCAGGCTGCGGAAGACCCGCAGCCGCGCGTGGGTGTCGGGCTGGTCCGCCTGCTGGCCGGGACCCGTCTCGCAGAGGTAGCGCACGGCATCCACCCGCATGCCGTCGAAGCCCCGATCCAGCCAGTAGGCTTGCACCTTCTGCATCTCCGCCTGCACCGCGGGATTGTAGAAGTTGAGGTCGGCCAGGGTGTCGGTGCTGAAGGAGGTGTAGAAGTAGCCGGAGGCGCCGGAGCGCCAGACGTCCTGCGGCGAGCCGCCGCCCCAGGGGAGGCCCCAGCCGGCGGGCTGGCCTGGGTTCCAGATGTACCAGCTGTCCCGGGTGGCCGCGTTGGTGAACCAGGGGTGCCTGGTGGAGGTGTGGTTGGGCACGAAGTCGAAGAGGATTCGCATGCCGCGGGCATGCACCGCGTCGATCAGGTTCTTCAGATCGGCCTTCGTGCCGAAGCGGTCGTTCACGGCGTAGTAGTCCGTCGTGTCGTACCCATGCATGTTCGTGCCCTTGTTGTCGCACTCGAAGATGGGCGACAGCCAGAGCGTGTTGACGCCCAGAGCCTGCAGGTAGTCCAGCTTGCCCTGGAGGCCGGGGAGGTCGCCGATGCCATCCGAATAGACGCCATCGGCGAAGGCCTTCACCCAGACGTGGTAGATCACGGCATCCCCGTACCAGCCGGGGGCGCTCTCCAGCTGCTGCCCGGGCCCGATGCTCGTCGTGTCCACGGGGTAGCGGCTGGCGTCCGAGCTGGGGCCATGGCACGCCAGCCCGGCCAGGAGCAGGGCGACGGTGGTCAGCGCGGGACGGAGCATCACGTCGATTTCCTTTCAGGACCAGCGAGGAAACGGCCCGTCCACCGGGACGGGCCGTTCCATCACTGCGGCATTACCACCAGGCTTCCACCTGGGCGCCGAAGGTCATGCCCTGGAGGGAGTTGCCGAACTGGCCTTCACCCACCTTGTTCCAGTTGTTGGCGTTCTTGTTCCAGTCCGCGCGGGTAGCGAAGAGGCGGATGACCGGGCGGCTCCAGAAGGAGGCCTGGGGGCTCCACTGCAGCGCGATGGTGTTCTTGAGGAGCTTCCGGGATTCGTCTTCGTTGTCGAACTTCAGCTTGTCCATGCCCACTTCGTAGGCGACGCTGAAGTGCTTGGTGAAGAAGTAGACGGGGCGGACGCCGGCGGAGATCCAGGTGTTGGTGCTGCCGGCCATGGAGTTCTTGCCGTTCTGCTTGCGGTACTGGACGGTGCCCTGCATCTCGAGGTTGGTCACGGGCTTGATGTAGAACACGTCCATGACGTGCCACCAGGTGTTCTCGGTCTTGACGTCGGGGTTGTACCAGTTCCAGTAGGTGGAGCCGTTGCCATAGGTGGCGTAGACGCGGTTGTCGCCGCCCATGACGCCGGCCTGGTTGAGGATCACGTTGAACTGGGTGCCCTTGTTGTCGTTGCCGCCGGCGCCGGTGACGGCCGTGCCGCTCTTGTTGCTGGCGTCGTTGTACTGGAGGCCGAGGGTCAGCGAACCGCCCGACCAGAGCTTGATGTCGGACACGCGCAGGTCATGCGAGGCGACGATGTTGTGGCCGCCGCCGCCCACCCACTGGCTGTAGGGATTGAGGGTGCCCCGGATGGAGCCGTTGTTCCAGTCGCTGCTCAGGTTGCCCGTGTCGTGCTGGATGTAGGCGTAGTGCATCTTCATGAAGCCGAAGTCGATGTTCTCGAGGCCCACGCCATCGCCGCTGTTGTTCCAGTACCACTGGTCGCGCATGTGGAGATCCTGGCGCATGTAGAAGCGCCGGCCAGCCCACAGGGAGGCATCCTTGAAGGCGCCGCTGTTGCCGAAGATGCCGGTGGCCTCGCCCCAGGCTTCGCGGATCCAGATCTGCTGGTTGGGGTTCGCAGCCTTGCTGTTGTCCACGTTGCCGCCCGCATCGGTGGAGGCATCGCGGACCTGGTAGTACTCGCGGAAGGCGGGGCGGAAGTGCAGTTTGAAGTTGGTGTTGCCCTTCTCGTAGGCCTTCACGTCCACGGCCAGCTCGAGGTAGTTGTCGGTCTCGTTGCCGAGGCGGTAGCCGGGGCCGCCGGTGGGGCTGCCACCGGTGTTGGCGAGGAAGAAGGACACCTGCTCGCCGCCGTTCGAGGAACGGCCGACGCCGGCGCGGGTGTAGCCGTGGATCTCGACGACGTCGTCGGCCACGAGGGTGCCGCAGACCAGCGCCAGGGGCAGCGCGGCCTTGATGAGGGAGAGAGACTTCATGGTCTTGCCTCCAGTGAGAGATGCCGCAGTGCGGCAGGTGAGTGGCTGAGAGCGGAGAAGGATCGGCGCATGGGGTCAGACCAGGCGGCCGAAGAACCCTCCCCAGGGGGGGAGCTGGATGTCCCGGCCTTCCCAGGGGCAGGGCGCGAGGCCGTGTCCTTCGAGGCAGAGGGCCGCAGCCGGGAGGGTGTACCGGACGGGCTCGGGACTGAGGTTGAAGACGGCCAGGATCCGATCCGGACCCAGGTCGCGCCGGAGGGCCAGGATCGGCTCGGGCGTGGCATAGAAGTGGATGCTGCCGCGCCAGAGCGGAGCCAAGTCCTTCCGCCAGGCGAGGAACTGGCGGTAGAAGCCCAGAACCGACTGCGCGTCGCCGTCCTGGGAGGCCACGGAGCGGTCCAGGTGGTCCGGCGACATGGGGAGCCAGGGCTCCACGGTGGAGAAGCCGCCGCGGGGCCGCTCGGCGGTCCAGGGCATGGGCGTGCGGCAGCCGTCGCGCCCCTTGTAGTCGGGCCAGAAGGCGATGCCGTAGGGATCGATGAGGCGGTCGAAGGGCACCTCGCCCTCGGGCAGGCCCAGCTCCTCGCCCTGGTAGATGCAGAAGCTGCCCCGGAGGGAGCCCAGCACCGCCACCAGCAGCTTGGCCAGGCCGGCATCGTCCACGCCCCTGCCCCAGCGGGTGACCACCCGGACGTTGTCGTGGTTGGAGAGGGACCAGCAGCCCCAGCCCCCGCCGCGGCGGATGCGCTTCTCGTACTCCTGCACCACGGAGCGGATGCGCTCGGCGCTGAACTCCTCCGTGAAGAGGCTGAAGCCGTAGGCCATGTGCAGCTTGTCGCCGTCAGCGGTGTACTCGGCCATGGTGGCCAGGGCGCCCTCGTCGCCCACCTCGCCCACGCTCATGGCGCCGTACTCGTTCATGAGGCTGCGCAGGCGCTTCAGGAAGGGCAGGTTCTCCGGGCGGCTCTTGTCGAAGCGGTGGATCTGGCAGCCGTAGGGATTGCCCTCGCGGACGGACGTCAGCTCCACCTTGCCGGGCTTGGCGGGCGGGTTGTTCCGGAGCTTCCTGTCGTGGAAGTGGAAGTTGCAGGCGTCGAAGCGGAAGCCATCCACGCCGCGCTCCATCCAGAAGCGGACCTCGTCGAGCATCTCGGCCTGCACCGGCTCGTGGTGGAAGTTCAGGTCGGGCTGGGACTCCAGGAAGTTGTGCAGGTAGTACTGGCGGCGGCGAGGCTCCCAGGACCAGGCGGAACCGCCGAACACGGACTGCCAATTGTTGGGCGGCGTGCCATCCGGCCGCGCTTCGGCCCAGACATACCAGTCGGCCTTGGGATTGGTGCGGCTGGTCCGGCTCTCCTTGAACCAGGCATGCTGGTCCGAGGAATGGGACAGCACCTGGTCGATGAGCACCTTCAGGCCCAGGCGGTGGGCCTCGGCCACCAGGCAATCGAAATCCGCCAGGGTGCCGAAGGTGGGGTCCACGTCCCGGTAATTCGACACGTCGTAGCCGAAGTCCTTCATGGGCGAGGTGAAGAAGGGTGAGATCCAGATGGCGTCCACGCCCAGCTCGGCCACGTAGGGCAGGTGGGCCGTGATGCCCGGCAGGTCGCCCACGCCGTCGCCGTTGGTGTCCTGGAAGCTGCGGGGATAGATCTGATAGATCGAGGCGCCGCGCCACCACTCGGCCGAGGTCCGGGGGTCGTGAGCCTCGGGAGAGGGCGCGGTCACGATTCCTTTGGGGGTGGGGAGAAGCGACATGGGGGGGACATCCAGGAGGGGGTGCGGAGGCGGGACGGGGCCGGGTGGGCAGGGTCTGGAATCATCTTTGTAACCGGTTACACGACGGAGACCAGGAAAGCGCGCCTGCCTTGGTTGGGGAGTAGTTGGAGGGGGGCAGGGGGTCGTATGGCGGACAAAATGTAAACGGTTACAAGAAGGTCGCAGGTATGGTCAACCGGCGTCACGGGTCTGTCAAGCGGGTAATTCCGGGGTCCGGAGACTTTTTGTCCGAGGGCACCAAACCCCTGGTTTCTGGCGGTCTCCGGCCTAAGCCCACTGCGCTCACGGCTTGTCCCGAGCACCCGAGCCGGGGGGTCCAGTGGACGCCCGGAGCGGGACCGGGGACCATGGAAGTCACATTGGTCCCCGCCCAGGCTGGATGCCTGTGCCTGAGTCCTTCTGCTGTCCTGTCGTGGTGAGGTTCCGTGCCTGCAAGCGCTGACAATCTGATCCTGGTCGCCGACGTGGGCGGCACCAACCTCAACCTGGCCCTCCTGGCCCCGGAGGGCGGCCGCTACCGCCTGCTGCGCAAGACCCGCTTCCGCACCCAGGAGGAGGCCTCGCTCCTCGAACCCGTCCAGCGCTTCCTGGGCGGGGATCCCGCCCTCCGGCCCGCCCGGGCCTCCTTCTGTGGTGCCGGTCCGGTCCTGGACCGCCGCATCCACCTGACCAACGCACCCTGGGACATCGATGCCAACGCCCTGGAGCGCAGCCTCGGCGTGCCCGTCCACCTGGTCAACGACTTCACCGCCCTGTCCTGCGGGGTGCTCCAGCTCGACCTGGGGGATCCCCGCCAGGTGACGCCCCTCGCCCACGGCGACGGCAGCCGGCCCGCCGCGGATCCCCAGGGCCTGGCCCTGGTGGTGGGGGCCGGCACGGGGCTCGGCGTGGGTTTCGTGGTGCGTACGCCCCAGGGCGCCCGGGCCTTCCCCAGCGAGGGCGGCCACATCGGCCTGCCCGTCTTCGACGAGGACTCGCTGGCCCTCTGGCGACACCTGCAGCAGGGCCTGCCCGGCCCTCCGGGCGCGGAGATGGCGGTCTCGGGCGTGGGGCTCGCCCACCTCTTCCGCTTCCTGCTGGACTCCAAGCGTGTGCCCTGGACGCCGGCCGCCACCGCGATCCTGGCCCTGGCGGCCCCCGACCAGCCCGCGGCCATCTCGGCCCTGGCGACCTCCGATCCTGCCTGCGCCCGCGCCATGGCGCTGTTCGTGGACCTCTACGCGCGGGTCTGCGCCGAGCTCTGCGCCGTGTTCCTGCCCACGGGGGGACTCTTCCTCGCAGGCGGCATCGCCGCCAAGAACGCCCCGCACTTCGTGGAGGACCCGCGCTTCATGGCCCGCTTCGAACGCAACTACCGGGCGCACCTGGATCTCCTCACCCGCGCCACGCCCGTGTTCCTGGTCCACGACTACGACCTCAGCCTCTACGGCGCGGCCCACGCACCGGATTGCGCCACCTGACGCGAAATCGTCGCCCGGGCGGCAACGTCGCATTGACAGTTCCGGAAGCCGAACGGTATTCATGGGGAGTCGCTTTCTTCCTTCCGTTTCCCAACCCCTGCGGCCCCCCATGAAGATCACCATCGGCGAGATCGCCCGCCAGTCCGGCGTTTCGACCGGGACCGTGAGCCGTGTCATCAACGGCAAGCCCACGGTGGCGGTGGATACGCGGGCCACGGTGCTGGCCGTGATGAAGAAGCTGGGCTACGAACCCGACCCCGTGGCGCGGGAGCTGTCGCGGCGCACCAAGCACACCCTGGGCATCTGGGTGGGCGCGGGCGAGAACCGCCTGTCGCCCTACTTCAACGTCATCTGGCGGGCCCTGCTGCGCGAGATGCAGAGCCACGCCACCCAGTTCGTGGAGCTGCCGGTGGACATCACGCCGGTGCGGCGGCGCATGGACGCGGTGCTCATGTTCCACTGCGCCGACATCGACCAGCGCCTGGCCACCCTGTGGCGGCGCGGTGTGCCCGGCGCCCTCATCGGGCATCACCCCGGCGTGTCCTGCGTGGCGCCCGATGACATCGGCGGCGGCCGGCTGGCCGCGGCGAAGCTCCTCTCCCTGGGCCACCGGGACCTGCTGCACCTCACCGTGGCCGACGAGCACCAGTGGGCCGTGGACCGCGCGGCGGGCTTCACCGCCTCCCTGGCCGAGAACGTCGGGGGCTCCCTGGCCCCGGTCATCCTGCGGGGTGGCGGCTCGGTGCTGGGTGGTTACCGCCTCATGCGCGACGCCTGGCAGCGGGGCCACCGGCCCACGGGGATCTTCTGCGCCACGGACGAAATGGCCGTGGGGGCCCTGGGCGCCCTGGCGGATCTCGGCGTGGCCGTGCCCACCCAGGTGTCCGTGCTGGGCTTCGACGGGCTGGTGGACCTCTACCCGGGCCTGGCCTCCGTGGCCCAGGACATCCCCGCCATCGCCCACGAGGCCGTCACCCTCGCCCTGGGCGCCATCGATCGCGATGCCGTGCGGCACACCATCGTCCCGGTGAAGATCCTGGAGGGCGCCACCCTGGGCCCCGCGCCCCGGAAGGGCTGACATGGCCGACGCCCCCGAGATCCTCTGGCTGCCCGACGTGGAGGAGCACGACTACCCCGCGGCGGAGTCCTACCTGGGCCTGATCTATCCGGAAGGCCAGGCCGCGGATCTGGTGGCGCGCCTGCGGACGGCCCCCCTGGTCCGGTTCAAGGCCAAGGACATCTTCCGGGCCTCGGGCTTGTCCTCGCTGGGCGTCAGCAACGCGCGGGTGGAGAAGGACCGGAAGAAGATCGAGAAGGGCACCCCCCTCTCGCCCCTCCTGTTGGTGCGGGATACGGCGAACGGCAAGGTGGTCGTCGCCGATGGCTATCACCGCCTGTGCGCCATCTACGGCTTCGATGAGGGCGCCTGGATTCCCTGCAAGATCGTCTGAGACGCGGCTCCCACCCCCAAGGAACGCCATGCACACCCTCCTCCGACCGGTCCTGATCCTCGTGGCCCTCCTGGCCCCCCGCGCAGCGATCGCCGAGGAGCAGCCACCGGCGCCGGCCGGGTTCAGCTGGGTCAAGGCCAAGCCCATGAAGGGCGTGTTCCTCCTGCCGGAGGGCTGGCATTTCCTCGAAGAGCAGAAGGGCGACATCTCGGCCTGCTTCATCACCAAGGAGAAGATCACGCCGCCCGGCGGAGCCTTCCACACGGGGGTGAGCATCAACCTGATCCGGGGCCTGCCCCAGAAGGCCAAGCTGCTGTCCTCCCAGTACGCCCAGCGCTACCTCCAGGTCGTGGCGGCCAAATACAAGCCCATCAAGACGGTGAGCCGCAAGCTGGGGCCCTTCGATCACTTCGGCATCGAGTTCATCAGTACGGATCCCGCCGCTCCACCCATCCACATGTGGCACATCCTCATCGCCAATGACAGAACGGGCAGCGTGTACATGGCGGTGGTGGAGTCGCCGGAGGCGGAATGGGCAGAGAATTGGCCGATTCTCGAGAAGATCAGCGCCATGATGGGCGTGGATGACGAGGCGTAGGGCCCATGACGACCACCCGCAATCCCTACCAGATCAAACCCAAGGAACAGCTGGTCCGCGAGGAGCAGAAGCTCATCCAGATCCGGGACGACTCGGTGCGGCCCCCCTCCTCCATCGGCGTGGATTCGTTCCAGGCGACGCTCTTCGGGGCCCCGGCGCTGCAGCCCTCCAAGGCCTCCGCTTCGGATGGGGACGGCGCCTTCTTCTCGGGCCGGCTCGTGGTGATCCTGATCCTCCTGCTCCCGCTGGCCCTGGCCCTCAAGCTGACCTGTTCCCGCTGAGGCCGCCGGATGACGACCCGGGGGTTGTTATAGACTGGGACCATCCCCACACCCGCCCGGCAGGCCCACCTTCACCGTGGCAGCCACCCCGGCCCACGATGAGGTTCCCATGGTCCTTCGACGCTGCCGCGCGGCCTGGCTTCCCGCCTGCCTGAGCGCCCTCTGCCTGCAAGCCCAGACGACACCGGCGCCCCAGGCCCCCCCCGCCGCCGT contains these protein-coding regions:
- the malF gene encoding maltose ABC transporter permease MalF, which translates into the protein MPKALKRFLQPALMLLLGLVGLYFITVIYATGESLLAGVMLVTLAAFIWIYTSPRTYAYRYLFPGIGAALIFVVFPMLYTVRIGFTNYSSKNLLTYKRATQYLLEETYRAEGPTYTSTLHAEGGRWRLRLEDAEGGSATLVTEPFVLGPPKAWTLKAEPLAAPLAGEEMPLKDLIEHQEFLKGLAVMLPSGGQVRMTGLREFASARSLYTLNKDGSLTNNQDQSRLNPDFKTGFYVTASGDPVDPGFQVDIGWQHYVEIFTDAALREPFVRIFVWTLVFSALTVVFCTALGMVLAVLLNWENLRFRSVYRLLLFLPYAIPGFISILVFKGLFNNNTGEINLVLGTLFGLKPTWFSDPFLAKTMILIVNTWLGFPYMMVVCMGLIKAIPNDLYEASAVAGAGPLTNFFKITMPLILKPLTPLLISSFAFNFNNFVLISLLTGGLPDFLNTSVPAGTTDILVSYTYRMAFQDSGQKFGLGAAISTVVFLMVAAISVIQIRSTKIAEDTKR
- the malE gene encoding maltose/maltodextrin ABC transporter substrate-binding protein MalE, which codes for MSHPTSLRRLAATTATILVAGALTLAQAAEKGKLLIWINGDKGYNGLQKVGDEFAKKTGIKVVVEHPEDAPGKFQAAAEEGKGPDIWMWAHDRVGEWAENGVINALTPGKKIKEDIDATAWQAFTIKGKIWAYPVAIEAVSLIYNKNLVKTPPKTFEEIFALDKKLAAQGKKAILWDYTNTYFTMPMLAANGGYAFKMKADGTYDAKDTGVNNAGALVGAEMLTRLVKEGVMPKGATYADMEAGMAQGKIAMMISGPWAWDNLKKAKINFGVAKIPSVGGKPAAPFVGYLGAMITKAASGAGNVDIAREFIENHMLSQKGLETMNADVAIGAPANKAVFAKMKNDPFIQVSMASAKDGVVMPNNPQMGRFWAAMVSALNNMTEGRQTPKEALDAAAKRILK
- a CDS encoding ABC transporter ATP-binding protein; amino-acid sequence: MANLQFKALRKSFGDLEILHGIDLEIEDGEFIVFVGPSGCGKSTLLRCIAGLEEITSGELAIGGQPMNEVPPSKRGIAMVFQSYALYPHMTVAENMAFGLKLAGHSKTEITEAVQKAAEILQIESLLDRRPKALSGGQRQRVAIGRAIVRKPGVFLFDEPLSNLDAGLRVQMRVELARLHKDLATTMVYVTHDQVEAMTLASRIVVLNQGRIEQVGAPLDLYRRPANRFVAGFIGSPKMNFLSCQLVSATEALATVRLEDGTLLTAQVDARGLAEGAGLTLGIRPERLLADTTGGEGAVAATVLVSEHLGDTVFLYVQAPGAQGQLTVKAPPETPLHSGDATHLRFPAKHCHLFGPDDRALPRLI
- a CDS encoding alpha-amylase family glycosyl hydrolase; this translates as MLRPALTTVALLLAGLACHGPSSDASRYPVDTTSIGPGQQLESAPGWYGDAVIYHVWVKAFADGVYSDGIGDLPGLQGKLDYLQALGVNTLWLSPIFECDNKGTNMHGYDTTDYYAVNDRFGTKADLKNLIDAVHARGMRILFDFVPNHTSTRHPWFTNAATRDSWYIWNPGQPAGWGLPWGGGSPQDVWRSGASGYFYTSFSTDTLADLNFYNPAVQAEMQKVQAYWLDRGFDGMRVDAVRYLCETGPGQQADQPDTHARLRVFRSLLDEYDSGDLHPHPGGDPVKHASKAMIAEAWTNDAAGVAPYYGNGTNEFHLCLDFSAPWAISNALSRGDATQVTSLWEFEQSHYPAGYRSAVFDSNHDNLISRPGTQYGGSKARIILAEALTLLSPGTPILYYGNEVGMTGQSGTDLNLRQPMDWAAVTAQTGQPDSILSWCKYLIQARKTYPALRGGYATLGTDVGPTKALAYLRDAGAERVLVVANLGAATQTVVVSGLTAHGVPSGGPVQAILGDLKGVTALAGDAYTAASIPPYGVRVLYLAGTGFQTTLHGDLP
- a CDS encoding maltoporin encodes the protein MKSLSLIKAALPLALVCGTLVADDVVEIHGYTRAGVGRSSNGGEQVSFFLANTGGSPTGGPGYRLGNETDNYLELAVDVKAYEKGNTNFKLHFRPAFREYYQVRDASTDAGGNVDNSKAANPNQQIWIREAWGEATGIFGNSGAFKDASLWAGRRFYMRQDLHMRDQWYWNNSGDGVGLENIDFGFMKMHYAYIQHDTGNLSSDWNNGSIRGTLNPYSQWVGGGGHNIVASHDLRVSDIKLWSGGSLTLGLQYNDASNKSGTAVTGAGGNDNKGTQFNVILNQAGVMGGDNRVYATYGNGSTYWNWYNPDVKTENTWWHVMDVFYIKPVTNLEMQGTVQYRKQNGKNSMAGSTNTWISAGVRPVYFFTKHFSVAYEVGMDKLKFDNEDESRKLLKNTIALQWSPQASFWSRPVIRLFATRADWNKNANNWNKVGEGQFGNSLQGMTFGAQVEAWW